In Bacteroidales bacterium, the sequence TGCAACCAAACCCCATTATGAGCGGAATAAACGACTTCCCGTGCAGACCGATGGGATGCATTACCCGATCCATGATAAAAGCCACTCTGGCCAGATAGCCAGTGTCTTCAAGAAAGGCAATAAAAAGAAACAAAATAAGGATATTGGGCAAAAAAACAATCACTCCTCCAACTCCTCCTATTATACCCTGAATAAGGAGGTCTTTCAGGGGGCCTTCCGCCATATACAGATCGACCCGCGATGAAATCCATCCAACCAATGCCTCAATCCATTGCACGGGAATCTTGCCAAGCACAAACGTACCCTGAAACATGACGGCGAGGATCAGGAAAAAAACAGGGAAACCCCAGTATTTGTGCAGAAAAATATTATCAAGCATGTCCGCCGGCCGCCTGCGCACTTTGCTGATTGTCCTGAGGGTTTCCCTCACAGCCCCTTCTATAAAACCATACCGGGCAGCAGTAATTACTGATTCAGCTTCGGTACCAAAAAGTTTCTTTAAACGAACCTGTTCAGCGGCACACTTTTCGGCTATTTCTCCCCCCGTATCAAAGCCCCTCACAATGCTGCGCACATACTCATCATTTTCCAGCAAATGAAGGGCCAAAAGGCGGGTAGGATACAGGGCAAGCACATTCTCGGGTGCCTTCTTCCTGATAAGTTCCTGAAGACTGTGCACCGAGTTCTCCGTTTCCTCATCGTACCGGATGTGAATATGCCGCACTACATCCTCCCTGTTTTCAGCCACACTGATAACACGTTCAAGAAGGCGGTCAATTCCCTCTCCTTTTGTTCCTACCGTGGTAACTACAGGGATCCCAAGAAGCTGTTCCAGCTTGACACAATCCAGTTCATAGCCTTTGGCCTGCAATTCATCGTACATATTGAGCACGAGAATCATCGGAACGTCCATGTCAATTAGCTGGGTGGTCAGATAGAGATTGCGCTCCAGGTTTGACGCATCTACTACGTTAATTACCACATCGGGACTTCGGACCGTAAGATAATTGAAAACGTATTTTTCTTCCGGAGAATAGGAACTCAGTGAGTAGGTGCCGGGTAAATCAGTTATCTGAACAACATATTTCTTCCATCTGAACCTGGCGGTTTTCGAAGTTATGGTCACCCCGGCATAATTGCCCACATGCTCGTGGGAATTGCTGGCTATATTGAAAATGGTCGTCTTTCCGCAGTTGGGATTGCCAACCAGCGCGGCCTGAACAACGGCGCTCTCACCGTGTCCTGATCTTCTCCTCCTTCTGTGCCTCCCTTTACCTTCAAAAACCTGAATTTCTCCGGCAGGCTGGCCGTTTCCGATGACTTCTTCTTCCGGTAGGGCCACATCAATCATCGATGCCTCGCTTCTTCTAAGAGAAACATAATACCCCATCACCCTGTATTCAACAGGGTCTCTGAGAGGAGCATTCCGTATTACTTCCACTTCTTTCCCTCTCACAAACCCCATTTCCATAATCCGCCTCCGAAAGGCACCCCGGCCCCTAACCCTGACAATTACCGCCTTCCCTCCTGCTGGAATCTCCGATAAAACCATTAAATTTATTTGGTTTAATTCTAATTAAGCGCAAAATTAATTATTAATGAATCTTTATCAATTTTATTTCAGAAAATAAATTGTAAATTTATTTCTCAACGTTTGCTTTTTTTGAAACAGAATGAATCAGAACGAAAACATATATAGCAGGATTACTGAATTATTGGGTCATAAACCACAGAATTTCAGCATACTGGAAGAGCAGATCAACCTGGATGTGCAGATGGAGTATTTTGAGTTTTCCCGAAGCCTGAATCATACCGATGATTTACTTGCCCTGCACGAAAAAAAGGAACTGCTGTATAGTCCTGCCACAGATAAAACTGTTAAAAAGGAGGTTCTTGCC encodes:
- the feoB gene encoding ferrous iron transport protein B; the protein is MVLSEIPAGGKAVIVRVRGRGAFRRRIMEMGFVRGKEVEVIRNAPLRDPVEYRVMGYYVSLRRSEASMIDVALPEEEVIGNGQPAGEIQVFEGKGRHRRRRRSGHGESAVVQAALVGNPNCGKTTIFNIASNSHEHVGNYAGVTITSKTARFRWKKYVVQITDLPGTYSLSSYSPEEKYVFNYLTVRSPDVVINVVDASNLERNLYLTTQLIDMDVPMILVLNMYDELQAKGYELDCVKLEQLLGIPVVTTVGTKGEGIDRLLERVISVAENREDVVRHIHIRYDEETENSVHSLQELIRKKAPENVLALYPTRLLALHLLENDEYVRSIVRGFDTGGEIAEKCAAEQVRLKKLFGTEAESVITAARYGFIEGAVRETLRTISKVRRRPADMLDNIFLHKYWGFPVFFLILAVMFQGTFVLGKIPVQWIEALVGWISSRVDLYMAEGPLKDLLIQGIIGGVGGVIVFLPNILILFLFIAFLEDTGYLARVAFIMDRVMHPIGLHGKSFIPLIMGFGCNVPAIMATRTIENRNDRLLTMLINPFMSCSARLPVYILLSGLFFPHHAGWVLFGLYLTGILLAVITALIFKGIFFRGKGVPFVMELPPYRMPTTRALLKHMWNRGGQYLKKMGTVILVASILIWAMSNFPRPSVYKKDYAAQADKVRMEKMQQDRQNAPEELLQKMNAKLNEIHSQMVTENQQFSIIGRAGKWIEPVLTPLGFDWRIGVCLISGVVAKEVIVSTMGILFAGDNAGTNASLNEKLKEAVWTEGPHAGQPLFTPLSALTLMVFVLIYFPCVATVAAIRNESGSWKWAALSVTYTTILAWLVAYTVHLAGQFFIS